The following coding sequences are from one Streptomyces venezuelae window:
- a CDS encoding DEAD/DEAH box helicase, with product MTEDLSPAERYAAARKRAAEQATALASFREMYEFGLDPFQIEACQALEAGKGVLVAAPTGSGKTIVGEFAVHLALLQGKKCFYTTPIKALSNQKYSDLAKRYGADKVGLLTGDNSVNSDAPVVVMTTEVLRNMLYSGSQSLLNLGYVVMDEVHYLSDRFRGAVWEEVIIHLQESVTLVSLSATVSNAEEFGDWLDTVRGDTEVIVSEHRPVPLFQHVLAGRRMYDLFEEGEGQKKAVNPDLTRMARMEASRSYNPRDRRKGKMIREADRERERRQRSRIWTPGRPEVIERLDAEGLLPAITFIFSRAGCEAAVQQCLYAGLRLNDDEARMTVRGIVEDRTSSIPNEDLHVLGYYEWLEGLERGIAAHHAGMLPTFKEVVEELFVRGLVKAVFATETLALGINMPARSVVLEKLVKWNGEQHADITPGEYTQLTGRAGRRGIDVEGHAVVLWQRAMSPEHLAGLAGTRTYPLRSSFKPSYNMAVNLVEQFGRHRSRELLETSFAQFQADKSVVGISRQVQKNEAGLEGYKASMTCHLGDFDEYARLRRELKDRENELAKQGAAQRRAAAAAALEKLKPGDVIHVPTGKYAGLALVLDPGLPAGRANGHRGFDHVDGPRPLVLTAERQVKRLAAMDFPVPVEALERMRIPKSFNARSPQSRRDLASALRTKAGHIVPDRHRKGRATAADDQEIARLRAELRAHPCHGCDEREDHARWAERYHRLKRDTAQLERRIEGRTNTIARTFDRIVALLTELDYLRGDEVTEHGKRLARLYGELDLLASECLRAGVWEGLSPAELAACVSALVYEARVGDDALAPKLPSGAAKAALGEMVRIWGRLDGLEEEFKISQTEGVGQREPDLGFAWAAYMWANDKGLDEVLREAEMPAGDFVRWCKQVIDVLGQISAAAPREGSTVAKNARKAVDQLLRGVVAYSSVG from the coding sequence ATGACAGAGGACCTCTCACCGGCCGAGCGGTACGCGGCGGCGCGCAAGCGCGCTGCCGAGCAGGCCACCGCACTCGCGTCCTTCCGCGAGATGTACGAATTCGGCCTCGACCCCTTCCAGATCGAGGCGTGCCAGGCGCTGGAGGCGGGCAAGGGCGTGCTCGTGGCCGCCCCCACGGGATCGGGCAAGACGATCGTCGGCGAGTTCGCCGTGCACCTCGCCCTGCTGCAGGGCAAGAAGTGTTTCTACACCACGCCGATCAAGGCGCTCTCCAACCAGAAGTACTCCGACCTCGCCAAGCGGTACGGCGCGGACAAGGTGGGCCTGCTCACCGGCGACAACAGCGTCAACAGTGACGCCCCGGTGGTCGTCATGACCACCGAAGTCCTGCGGAACATGCTGTATTCGGGCTCGCAGTCGTTGCTGAACCTCGGCTATGTGGTCATGGACGAGGTGCACTACCTCTCCGACCGCTTCCGCGGCGCCGTCTGGGAGGAAGTGATCATCCACCTCCAGGAGTCGGTGACGCTGGTCTCCCTGTCGGCGACGGTGTCGAACGCGGAGGAGTTCGGCGACTGGCTCGACACGGTCCGCGGCGACACCGAGGTGATCGTCTCCGAGCACCGGCCCGTGCCGCTGTTCCAGCACGTGCTGGCAGGGCGCCGGATGTACGACCTCTTCGAGGAGGGCGAGGGCCAGAAGAAGGCGGTCAACCCGGACCTGACGCGCATGGCGCGGATGGAGGCCAGCCGGTCGTACAACCCGCGTGACCGCCGCAAGGGCAAGATGATCCGTGAGGCCGACCGCGAGCGGGAGCGCAGGCAGCGGTCGCGGATCTGGACGCCGGGCCGGCCCGAGGTCATCGAGCGGCTCGACGCGGAGGGCCTGCTGCCCGCCATCACGTTCATCTTCAGCCGGGCGGGCTGTGAGGCCGCGGTCCAGCAGTGTCTGTACGCGGGGCTCAGGCTGAACGACGACGAGGCGCGGATGACGGTCCGCGGGATCGTCGAGGACCGCACGTCCTCCATCCCGAACGAGGACCTCCACGTCCTCGGCTACTACGAATGGCTGGAGGGTCTGGAGCGCGGCATCGCGGCGCACCACGCGGGCATGCTGCCGACCTTCAAGGAGGTCGTCGAGGAGCTCTTCGTGCGCGGCCTGGTCAAGGCGGTCTTCGCCACCGAGACCCTCGCACTCGGCATCAACATGCCCGCGCGCAGCGTGGTGCTGGAGAAGCTCGTCAAGTGGAACGGCGAGCAGCACGCCGACATCACCCCGGGTGAGTACACGCAGTTGACGGGCCGTGCCGGGCGCCGCGGCATCGACGTGGAGGGGCACGCGGTGGTGCTCTGGCAGCGTGCCATGAGCCCCGAGCACCTGGCGGGTCTCGCCGGGACGCGCACGTACCCGCTGCGGTCCAGCTTCAAGCCGTCGTACAACATGGCGGTGAACCTGGTCGAGCAGTTCGGGCGGCACCGCTCGCGCGAGCTCCTGGAGACGTCGTTCGCGCAGTTCCAGGCCGACAAGTCGGTCGTCGGCATCTCCCGTCAGGTGCAGAAGAACGAAGCGGGGCTCGAGGGCTACAAGGCCTCCATGACCTGCCACCTGGGCGACTTCGACGAGTACGCGCGGCTGCGCCGCGAGCTGAAGGACCGCGAGAACGAGCTGGCCAAGCAGGGCGCAGCGCAGCGCAGGGCCGCCGCTGCCGCCGCCCTGGAGAAGCTGAAGCCGGGGGACGTCATCCACGTGCCCACGGGGAAGTACGCGGGCCTGGCGCTCGTCCTGGACCCGGGGCTGCCGGCCGGGCGGGCCAACGGTCACCGCGGGTTCGACCACGTCGACGGGCCGCGGCCGCTGGTGCTCACGGCCGAGCGGCAGGTCAAGCGGCTCGCGGCCATGGACTTCCCGGTGCCGGTCGAGGCGCTGGAGCGGATGCGCATCCCCAAGTCGTTCAACGCGCGCTCCCCGCAGTCCCGCAGGGACCTGGCGTCCGCGTTGCGCACCAAGGCCGGGCACATCGTCCCGGACCGGCACCGCAAGGGCCGTGCGACGGCCGCCGACGACCAGGAGATCGCCCGCCTGCGCGCGGAACTGCGCGCGCACCCCTGCCACGGCTGCGACGAGCGCGAGGACCACGCGCGCTGGGCCGAGCGGTACCACCGCCTCAAGCGCGACACCGCGCAGCTGGAGCGCCGCATCGAGGGGCGCACGAACACGATCGCCCGCACCTTCGACCGGATCGTCGCGCTCCTCACCGAGCTCGACTATCTGCGGGGCGACGAGGTCACCGAGCACGGCAAGCGGCTCGCCCGGTTGTACGGGGAGCTGGACCTGCTGGCCAGCGAGTGCCTGCGGGCGGGGGTGTGGGAGGGCCTGAGCCCGGCCGAACTGGCCGCGTGTGTCTCGGCGTTGGTGTACGAGGCGCGGGTCGGCGACGACGCGCTGGCGCCCAAGCTGCCGTCCGGCGCGGCGAAGGCGGCGCTGGGTGAGATGGTGCGCATCTGGGGCCGGCTCGACGGCCTCGAGGAAGAGTTCAAGATCAGTCAGACGGAGGGGGTCGGCCAGCGGGAGCCCGACCTCGGCTTCGCCTGGGCGGCGTACATGTGGGCCAATGACAAGGGCCTGGACGAGGTGCTGCGCGAGGCGGAGATGCCGGCCGGTGACTTCGTGCGCTGGTGCAAGCAGGTCATCGATGTCCTCGGGCAGATCTCGGCCGCGGCTCCGCGCGAGGGGAGCACGGTCGCGAAGAACGCCCGCAAGGCCGTCGATCAGCTTCTGCGGGGCGTGGTGGCGTACAGCTCGGTGGGCTGA
- a CDS encoding roadblock/LC7 domain-containing protein — translation MIQQRANFDWMLKELADGVPQTRQIVVLSADGLRIARYGGDPDAADRIAAACAGLQSLAAAVATEIPHSDGGMKMVIIEINGGYFYLMAAGAGAYLAVLADETVDAGLIGTRMRDLVVRIGAHLTSPPRRDGQAV, via the coding sequence GTGATCCAGCAACGCGCCAACTTCGACTGGATGCTGAAGGAGCTCGCCGACGGAGTGCCGCAGACCCGGCAGATCGTGGTGCTCTCGGCGGACGGCCTGCGCATCGCGCGCTACGGCGGCGACCCCGACGCGGCCGACCGCATCGCCGCCGCCTGCGCGGGCCTGCAGAGTCTCGCCGCAGCCGTCGCCACCGAGATCCCGCACAGCGACGGCGGCATGAAGATGGTCATCATCGAGATCAACGGCGGCTACTTCTACCTGATGGCCGCGGGCGCGGGCGCCTACCTCGCCGTGCTCGCCGACGAGACCGTCGACGCGGGCCTCATCGGCACCCGCATGCGTGACCTCGTGGTACGCATCGGGGCGCATCTGACCAGCCCGCCCCGGCGTGACGGGCAGGCCGTATGA
- the tatC gene encoding twin-arginine translocase subunit TatC codes for MSLAEHLRELRNRLAKGLLAITVVSIVAAFYSQELMEFLADPVPRCEPGMKETGGHCATVTFNDLLSPFTTTVKVSLMVGIIVSSPIWLYQLWAFVAPGLHKNERKYTYWFVSAAVPLFFGGAWLAYTILPVSMRVLLGITPDGAANLLPMDKILDFTVRMVLVFGASFELPLLLVMLNMTGIVTGRRMLTWWRGVVMGVFIFGAVATPTTDPVGMIALAGPIVVLYFIAVGISFLNDSRRRRNDPDAELDDDEASDLDLTPQAVGDVEAVRPPRALPEQAGTGRNDQRVNGFDDVT; via the coding sequence ATGTCCCTCGCGGAGCACCTTCGCGAGCTCCGCAACCGGCTCGCCAAGGGGCTCCTCGCCATCACGGTCGTGTCGATCGTGGCGGCGTTCTACAGCCAGGAACTGATGGAGTTCCTGGCTGACCCCGTGCCGCGCTGCGAGCCCGGCATGAAGGAGACCGGTGGCCACTGCGCGACCGTGACCTTCAACGACCTGCTCTCGCCCTTCACCACCACGGTGAAGGTCAGCCTCATGGTCGGCATAATCGTCTCCAGCCCGATCTGGCTGTACCAGCTGTGGGCGTTCGTCGCGCCCGGTCTGCACAAGAACGAGCGCAAGTACACGTACTGGTTCGTGTCCGCCGCCGTGCCGCTCTTCTTCGGAGGCGCCTGGCTCGCGTACACGATCCTCCCCGTCAGCATGCGCGTGCTGCTCGGCATCACACCCGACGGCGCGGCGAACCTGCTGCCGATGGACAAGATCCTCGACTTCACGGTCAGGATGGTCCTGGTCTTCGGCGCCTCGTTCGAGCTCCCGTTGTTGCTGGTGATGCTCAACATGACGGGCATCGTGACCGGCCGCCGCATGCTCACCTGGTGGCGCGGCGTCGTCATGGGTGTCTTCATCTTCGGCGCGGTGGCGACCCCGACGACCGACCCGGTGGGCATGATCGCGCTCGCGGGTCCGATCGTCGTCCTGTACTTCATCGCGGTCGGCATTTCGTTCCTCAACGACAGTCGCCGCCGCCGCAACGACCCCGACGCCGAGCTCGACGACGACGAGGCGTCCGACCTCGACCTGACACCGCAGGCCGTCGGCGACGTCGAAGCGGTACGGCCGCCCCGGGCGCTGCCCGAGCAGGCGGGCACCGGACGGAACGATCAGCGGGTGAACGGTTTCGACGACGTGACCTGA
- a CDS encoding GTP-binding protein: MDFRNSRNTDTITGPRSEDVLPHTAAAAVKVVIVGGFGVGKTTMVGSVSEIRPLTTEETMTQAGIGVDDNYGSESKTATTVAMDFGRISISEELVLYLFGTPGQERFWFLWNGLFEGALGAVVLIDTRRLEVSFDVIGRLEERGVPFVVAVNDFPDAPHHPVETLRRALDLEEIVPIMACDARRKESSRDVLMTLMRYLHSLTVARV, from the coding sequence ATGGACTTCAGAAACTCTAGGAACACGGACACCATCACCGGCCCCCGCAGCGAGGACGTCCTGCCGCACACGGCCGCGGCCGCCGTGAAGGTCGTGATCGTGGGCGGGTTCGGGGTCGGCAAGACGACGATGGTCGGCTCGGTGAGCGAGATCCGCCCGCTGACCACCGAGGAGACGATGACCCAGGCGGGCATCGGCGTCGACGACAACTACGGCTCCGAGTCCAAGACGGCCACCACCGTGGCGATGGACTTCGGTCGCATCAGCATCTCCGAGGAGCTCGTCCTCTACCTCTTCGGCACCCCCGGCCAGGAACGCTTCTGGTTCCTGTGGAACGGCCTCTTCGAAGGGGCGCTCGGCGCGGTCGTGCTCATCGACACGCGCCGCCTGGAGGTCAGCTTCGACGTCATCGGCCGCCTGGAGGAGCGCGGTGTGCCGTTCGTCGTCGCCGTCAACGACTTCCCGGACGCGCCCCACCACCCGGTCGAGACCCTGCGCAGGGCCCTCGACCTGGAGGAGATCGTCCCGATCATGGCGTGCGACGCCCGCCGCAAGGAGTCCAGCCGGGACGTCCTGATGACGCTCATGCGCTACCTGCACTCCCTGACCGTGGCCCGCGTCTGA
- the tatA gene encoding Sec-independent protein translocase subunit TatA, translating into MGRLGPTEIILILVVIVLLFGAKKLPDMARSLGKSARILKSEAKAMKSESKDDTAAPADPPSDPAVQKRTIQAAPGDVTSSRPVTEPTDRTTQR; encoded by the coding sequence ATGGGTAGGCTCGGCCCCACCGAGATCATCCTCATCCTCGTCGTCATCGTCCTGCTCTTCGGTGCGAAGAAGCTGCCCGACATGGCGCGCTCCCTCGGCAAGTCGGCCCGCATCCTCAAGAGCGAGGCCAAGGCCATGAAGTCCGAGAGCAAGGACGACACCGCCGCCCCGGCCGACCCGCCGAGCGACCCGGCCGTCCAGAAGCGCACGATCCAGGCTGCCCCCGGCGACGTGACCAGCTCGCGCCCGGTCACCGAGCCGACCGACCGTACGACGCAGCGCTGA
- a CDS encoding DUF742 domain-containing protein, with translation MTPPQDSPRGPQQGDVPPQDGAPPQRERRSPENPERLYILTGEDSERAPLDLVTLIVAQGEASPTAQPEHSAVLRLCTTPLSVAELSAYMALPFSVVTVVLTELLATELVQARAPIVRSALPDRSLLEAVMHGLQKL, from the coding sequence ATGACTCCTCCGCAAGACTCCCCACGCGGCCCGCAACAGGGCGATGTCCCGCCGCAGGACGGGGCGCCTCCCCAGCGGGAGCGGCGCAGCCCCGAGAACCCGGAGCGGCTGTACATCCTCACGGGCGAGGACTCCGAGCGCGCGCCGCTCGACCTCGTCACCCTGATCGTCGCGCAGGGCGAGGCGTCCCCGACGGCGCAGCCGGAACACTCGGCGGTACTGCGGCTGTGCACCACGCCGCTGTCCGTCGCCGAGCTGTCGGCGTACATGGCGCTGCCGTTCTCCGTCGTGACCGTCGTCCTGACGGAGTTACTCGCGACCGAGCTCGTGCAGGCGCGCGCCCCCATCGTCCGCTCCGCGCTCCCCGACCGATCCCTCCTCGAAGCGGTGATGCATGGACTTCAGAAACTCTAG
- a CDS encoding helix-turn-helix transcriptional regulator codes for MASNAIDQTRRMLSLVTYLRERPGAHVGDVARAFGISTDELISDLDVLPLCGTSFRGGDLLDIDTDGDRIWWHNPDDVAAPLRLAADEATALLVAARAVSTLPGLRESDRLALLRATAKLETAAGEAAGASSRLSVTFESEGGVFADVDRAISERRRLWIRYYSPARDELTEREIDPIRLVSVGHTYVEAWCRRSEARRTFRLDRVAEIKILDEPSAPPEVELRDLSEGLVQPAAEDPEVVVEVGPGGRWVAEYYPHDSAEELPDGGLRITLRTPDPASLRRLALRLGRDGRIVSPAQLADSAREAAREALDAYERELAAYEERDGQEAGR; via the coding sequence ATGGCCTCGAACGCCATCGACCAGACGCGGCGGATGCTGTCGCTGGTGACCTATCTGCGGGAGCGCCCCGGGGCGCACGTCGGCGACGTCGCCCGCGCCTTCGGGATCAGCACGGACGAGCTGATCTCCGACCTCGACGTGCTGCCGCTGTGCGGGACGAGCTTCCGCGGCGGTGACCTCCTGGACATCGACACCGACGGCGACCGCATCTGGTGGCACAACCCCGACGACGTGGCGGCGCCGCTGCGCCTGGCCGCCGACGAGGCGACCGCCCTCCTCGTCGCCGCCCGCGCGGTGTCCACCCTGCCCGGACTGCGCGAGAGCGACCGCCTCGCGCTGCTGCGTGCCACCGCGAAGCTGGAGACCGCGGCCGGCGAGGCGGCGGGCGCCAGCTCCCGCCTGTCGGTGACGTTCGAGTCCGAAGGCGGCGTCTTCGCCGACGTCGACCGGGCCATCTCCGAGCGCCGCAGGCTCTGGATCCGCTACTACTCGCCGGCGCGCGACGAGCTCACCGAGCGGGAGATCGACCCCATCCGCCTGGTCAGCGTCGGCCACACCTACGTAGAGGCGTGGTGCCGCCGCTCCGAGGCGCGGCGCACCTTCCGCCTGGACCGGGTCGCCGAGATCAAGATCCTCGACGAGCCGTCCGCGCCGCCCGAGGTGGAGCTGCGCGACCTCTCCGAAGGGCTGGTGCAGCCCGCCGCCGAGGACCCGGAGGTCGTCGTCGAGGTGGGACCCGGCGGCCGCTGGGTCGCCGAGTACTACCCGCACGACAGCGCCGAGGAACTGCCCGACGGCGGCCTGCGGATCACGCTGCGCACTCCCGACCCGGCCTCGCTGCGGCGCCTCGCGCTGCGGCTCGGCAGGGACGGGCGGATCGTGTCGCCAGCCCAGCTCGCCGACAGCGCGCGGGAGGCGGCCCGTGAGGCCCTCGACGCGTACGAGCGGGAACTCGCGGCGTACGAGGAACGCGACGGTCAGGAGGCGGGACGTTGA
- a CDS encoding cytochrome P450, whose translation MTTPPPSPWAGTDDLGAAPPGCPAHGLGPGGLRRIYGPEADADLAGLYEKLRAEHGPVAPVLIHNDVPMWVVLGHSENLHMVRTPSQFTRDSRTWRAVRDGTAGPDHPLAPVFTWQPMCSFVEGDEHQRLRGAVTGAMSGIDHRGIRRHINRYTNQLLNDFCQNGHADLVSQFAEHLPMMVMCHVLGMPEEYNERMVQSARDMIKGTETAIASNAYVMEVLMGLVARRRANPEEDFTSSLIAHPAQLTDDEVGAHLRLVLIAAYEATANLIANVVRMVLTDPRFRAQLSGGQMTVPEAVEQSLWDEPPFSAMVGYFAKQDTQLGGQRIRAGDGLIMGIAPGNVDPVVRPDLAANMQGNRSHLAFSGGPHECPGQDIGRAIADTGVDALLMRLPDVELSIDERDLRWTSSIMSRHLVELPVKFAPRPPQDVTARPSAQLPPPRRDWHVSSPAPRPAAPAVPAAPPSPAAVQDPAPETVRPKGAWQRFLIWWRGY comes from the coding sequence GTGACGACCCCTCCCCCTTCCCCCTGGGCCGGCACCGACGACCTCGGTGCCGCACCCCCCGGCTGTCCCGCCCACGGCCTCGGCCCCGGAGGTCTGCGCCGCATCTACGGCCCGGAGGCGGACGCCGACCTCGCGGGCCTGTACGAGAAGCTCCGCGCCGAGCACGGCCCGGTCGCGCCCGTGCTGATCCACAACGACGTCCCGATGTGGGTCGTGCTCGGCCACAGCGAGAACCTCCACATGGTCCGCACGCCCTCGCAGTTCACCCGCGACTCGCGCACCTGGCGCGCCGTGCGGGACGGCACCGCGGGTCCCGACCACCCGCTCGCACCCGTCTTCACCTGGCAGCCGATGTGCAGCTTCGTCGAGGGCGACGAGCACCAGCGGCTGCGCGGCGCGGTCACCGGCGCCATGTCGGGCATCGACCACCGCGGCATCCGCCGCCACATCAACCGCTACACGAACCAACTGCTCAACGACTTCTGCCAGAACGGCCACGCCGACCTCGTCAGCCAGTTCGCCGAGCACCTGCCGATGATGGTGATGTGCCACGTCCTCGGCATGCCCGAGGAGTACAACGAACGGATGGTGCAGTCCGCCCGCGACATGATCAAGGGCACCGAGACCGCCATCGCGAGCAACGCGTACGTGATGGAGGTCCTGATGGGGCTGGTGGCGCGGCGCCGCGCCAACCCCGAGGAGGACTTCACCAGCAGCCTCATCGCCCACCCCGCGCAGCTCACCGACGACGAGGTCGGCGCGCACCTGCGCCTCGTGCTCATCGCCGCGTACGAGGCCACCGCCAACCTCATCGCGAACGTCGTGCGGATGGTCCTCACCGACCCGCGTTTCAGGGCGCAGCTCAGCGGCGGGCAGATGACGGTTCCCGAGGCGGTCGAGCAGTCCCTGTGGGACGAACCGCCGTTCAGCGCGATGGTCGGCTACTTCGCGAAGCAGGACACCCAGCTCGGCGGTCAGCGCATCCGCGCGGGCGACGGCCTGATCATGGGCATCGCGCCGGGCAACGTCGACCCCGTCGTCCGGCCCGATCTCGCCGCCAACATGCAGGGCAACCGGTCGCACCTGGCGTTCAGCGGCGGCCCGCACGAGTGCCCGGGTCAGGACATCGGCCGCGCCATCGCCGACACCGGCGTCGACGCGCTCCTGATGCGTCTGCCCGACGTCGAACTCTCCATCGACGAGCGGGATCTGCGGTGGACGTCGTCCATCATGTCGCGGCACCTCGTGGAGCTGCCGGTCAAGTTCGCGCCGCGCCCGCCGCAGGACGTCACGGCCCGCCCCTCTGCGCAGCTGCCGCCCCCGCGCAGGGACTGGCACGTGTCGTCCCCGGCACCGCGCCCTGCGGCGCCCGCCGTCCCGGCCGCCCCGCCGTCACCGGCGGCAGTCCAGGACCCGGCTCCCGAGACCGTCCGGCCCAAGGGGGCATGGCAGCGCTTCCTCATCTGGTGGCGCGGCTACTGA
- a CDS encoding sensor histidine kinase: MVSVQSPPGGREVPYARVLLLPAMLMAAATGAAVASVTPPARPAVTWCGAVATLMVIAVGAEAVRRGRTIRGQRAQYAQRLAFLERRIAAHDDETVRLGAELLPDALWRLRQGETPADVVRNVVDKNEVYSDLPASQRDLLRSILEILDNEEAMRESAQRAFVNIARRVQSIVHQQAAELREMEEFHGRNPEVFDDLLRIDHGTALIGRLADSITVLGGARPGRQWPKPVPLFSVLRGAMSRILDYPRVELHSIADVAILGTSVEPLIHACAELLDNATRYSPPQTKVHVTAVEVQTGIAVEIEDGGVSLSEEARARAERMLAQAQAGIDLNDLGETPRLGMAVVGRLSQMYNLQVSLRQSAYGGVRAVLIVPREMMTTGPAPGLAHGIGASAVPRVDNAGRTIEEPARNIRRKKPRVVTAGPPLRSPLTATMQDDVPEVTEWTEGGLPQRRSRVKISLAERYAQEAEAQRIAEAHAAATASPPAPPKRQEPEPGLWIEAFMKGVKGDPGADQPDEPGPVPPQNNHGSADERDWQ, from the coding sequence ATGGTGAGTGTTCAATCGCCTCCCGGTGGCCGAGAAGTCCCTTACGCGCGCGTGCTGTTGCTGCCCGCCATGCTGATGGCGGCCGCGACCGGAGCCGCCGTCGCCTCGGTGACGCCGCCGGCCCGGCCCGCCGTCACCTGGTGCGGCGCCGTCGCGACCCTCATGGTCATCGCGGTCGGCGCCGAAGCGGTGCGCCGCGGCCGGACCATCCGGGGGCAACGCGCGCAGTACGCACAGCGGCTCGCCTTCCTCGAACGGCGCATCGCCGCCCACGACGACGAGACCGTGCGCCTGGGCGCGGAGCTCCTGCCCGACGCGCTCTGGCGGCTCCGGCAGGGCGAAACGCCCGCGGATGTCGTCCGCAACGTCGTCGACAAAAACGAGGTCTACAGCGACCTCCCCGCCTCGCAACGCGACTTGCTGCGGTCCATCCTCGAAATCCTCGACAACGAGGAAGCGATGCGCGAATCCGCGCAGCGCGCCTTCGTCAACATCGCCCGGCGCGTCCAGTCGATCGTCCACCAGCAGGCCGCGGAGCTCCGTGAGATGGAGGAGTTCCACGGACGCAACCCCGAGGTCTTCGACGACCTGCTGCGCATCGACCACGGCACCGCTCTGATCGGCCGGCTCGCCGACTCCATCACGGTGCTCGGCGGCGCACGACCGGGCCGCCAGTGGCCCAAGCCCGTGCCCCTGTTCAGCGTGCTGCGCGGCGCGATGTCCCGCATCCTCGACTACCCCCGCGTGGAACTGCACTCCATCGCCGACGTCGCCATCCTCGGCACGTCCGTCGAACCGCTCATCCACGCCTGCGCCGAACTCCTCGACAACGCCACCCGGTACTCGCCCCCGCAGACCAAGGTGCACGTCACCGCCGTCGAGGTGCAGACCGGCATCGCCGTCGAGATCGAGGACGGCGGCGTCAGCCTCAGCGAGGAGGCGCGGGCCCGCGCCGAACGCATGCTGGCGCAGGCCCAGGCCGGCATCGACCTCAACGACCTCGGTGAGACGCCCCGCCTCGGCATGGCCGTCGTCGGACGCCTCTCCCAGATGTACAACCTCCAGGTCTCCCTGCGGCAGTCCGCGTACGGCGGTGTCCGCGCGGTGCTCATCGTGCCGCGCGAGATGATGACCACCGGGCCCGCGCCCGGCCTCGCCCACGGCATCGGCGCCTCCGCCGTGCCGCGCGTCGACAACGCCGGACGCACCATCGAGGAACCCGCCCGCAACATCCGCCGCAAGAAGCCCCGCGTCGTCACCGCGGGCCCGCCGCTGCGCTCCCCGCTCACCGCGACCATGCAGGACGACGTGCCCGAGGTCACCGAATGGACGGAGGGAGGCCTGCCGCAGCGCCGCAGCCGCGTCAAGATCTCCCTCGCCGAGCGGTACGCGCAGGAGGCCGAGGCCCAGCGCATCGCCGAGGCCCACGCCGCGGCCACCGCGTCGCCCCCCGCACCGCCCAAGCGGCAGGAACCCGAACCGGGCCTGTGGATCGAGGCGTTCATGAAGGGCGTCAAGGGTGATCCCGGCGCGGACCAGCCGGACGAGCCCGGTCCGGTGCCCCCGCAGAACAACCACGGCAGCGCCGACGAGAGGGACTGGCAGTGA
- a CDS encoding diacylglycerol kinase: MTSEITLFVNPTAGRGRGAHAAQPAASALRARGFSVRTVIGEDAPDALRRARAAVEGGTGALIAVGGDGMASLALQAVAGTRTPLGVIAVGTGNDFARALGLPVREPAAAGELVAEALKGARTRDVDLGRVGGTWFGTVLASGFDSRVNDRGNRMRWPTGRFKYDLAMVVELAAFRPVPYRITLDGGAVHEVEATLVAVGNGTSYGGGMRICAGADMSDGLFDVTVVGDCSRTTLLKVFPKVYKGTHLDHPKVTVHRAARVELAAPGITGYADGEPLGALPLTAECVPGAVRVLGP; this comes from the coding sequence GTGACCAGCGAGATCACTCTCTTCGTCAATCCCACCGCGGGCCGCGGCCGGGGCGCCCACGCGGCGCAGCCGGCCGCTTCCGCTCTGCGGGCCCGCGGCTTCTCCGTGCGCACGGTCATCGGTGAGGACGCCCCCGACGCGCTGCGGCGGGCCCGTGCCGCCGTGGAGGGCGGCACGGGGGCGCTCATAGCCGTCGGCGGCGACGGCATGGCGAGCCTCGCGCTGCAGGCCGTCGCCGGGACGCGCACCCCGCTGGGCGTGATCGCCGTGGGGACCGGCAACGACTTCGCGCGGGCCCTCGGCCTGCCCGTGCGCGAGCCGGCCGCCGCGGGGGAGCTCGTCGCCGAGGCGCTGAAGGGGGCACGCACGCGCGACGTCGACCTGGGGAGGGTCGGCGGGACGTGGTTCGGGACCGTGCTCGCCTCCGGCTTCGACTCGCGGGTCAACGACCGCGGCAACCGGATGCGATGGCCCACGGGGCGCTTCAAGTACGACCTGGCGATGGTCGTGGAGCTCGCGGCGTTCCGTCCCGTCCCGTACCGCATCACCCTGGACGGCGGCGCCGTCCACGAGGTCGAGGCGACGCTCGTCGCGGTCGGCAACGGAACCTCGTACGGCGGCGGCATGCGGATCTGCGCCGGGGCCGACATGAGCGACGGTCTCTTCGACGTCACCGTGGTCGGCGACTGCAGCCGCACGACGCTCCTCAAGGTCTTCCCCAAGGTCTACAAGGGAACGCACCTGGACCACCCGAAGGTCACCGTGCACCGGGCGGCCCGGGTCGAGCTCGCCGCCCCGGGCATCACCGGATACGCGGACGGGGAACCGCTCGGCGCGCTGCCGCTGACCGCGGAGTGCGTGCCCGGAGCCGTGCGCGTCCTCGGGCCGTGA